A portion of the uncultured Bacteroides sp. genome contains these proteins:
- a CDS encoding HDIG domain-containing metalloprotein, producing the protein MNYLKTKKSFPYKDLLYKALIFVGTVALIVYFLPREGKFNYQFDINKPWKYGQLMATFDFPIYKDDAVVKREQDSILASFQPYYQLNKGIEKKAINKLKENTKLRLNKVVPSVSYIRHIEKEIEELYKRGIVSTEDIKKIQKDSISSIMVVDSKLANQRSTSQLLTVKKAYEYLLSADTVHYKKEILRQCALNEYISPNLSFDEQRTKTAQKDILGDYSWANGVVQSGQKIIDRGEIIDEHMYNILASLRKESIKRSESIGQKQVILAGQILFIGILMLCFMLYIELFRKDYYERKGSLPVLFSLIIFYCIVTALMIRNNIFSVYVIPYAMLPIITRIFLDSRTAFITHVITILACSITLRYPHEFILLQLTAGLVAIYSLRELSQRSQLFRTAVLVILTYVALYFSFELITESDLSKLNTSMYTYFVINGILLLFTYPLLFLFEKVFSFTSNVTLVELSNINNHLLRKLSETVPGTFQHSLQVANLAAEAAIRIDAKSQLVRTGALYHDIGKMENPAFFTENQSSGINPHEKLSYEQSSQIVISHVTDGVRLAEKNNLPKAIKDFITTHHGRGKTKFFYISWKNEHPNEEPDEELFTYPGPNPFSKETAILMMADGVEAASRSLPEYTEESIGNLVEKIIDSQVDEGYFKECPITFKDISIIKGVFKEKLKTIYHTRISYPELKK; encoded by the coding sequence ATGAATTATTTAAAGACTAAGAAGAGCTTCCCGTACAAAGATCTACTATATAAGGCACTCATATTTGTGGGCACAGTGGCTCTTATTGTCTATTTTCTACCCCGAGAAGGGAAGTTCAACTATCAATTTGACATCAATAAACCATGGAAATATGGTCAGTTAATGGCTACATTCGACTTTCCTATTTATAAAGACGATGCTGTTGTAAAGCGTGAACAGGATAGCATACTTGCATCTTTCCAACCTTATTATCAACTAAATAAAGGGATAGAGAAAAAAGCAATAAACAAATTGAAAGAGAATACTAAACTGCGTTTAAACAAAGTAGTCCCATCTGTCAGCTATATCCGCCATATAGAGAAAGAAATAGAAGAACTGTATAAAAGGGGAATTGTATCTACCGAAGACATAAAGAAAATACAGAAAGACAGCATCTCCTCCATTATGGTCGTAGATAGCAAATTGGCTAACCAGCGTTCGACCAGCCAGCTGCTTACTGTGAAAAAAGCTTATGAATATCTTCTATCAGCCGATACAGTACATTACAAAAAGGAGATACTACGTCAATGTGCACTCAATGAATATATATCACCTAATTTATCTTTTGACGAGCAACGAACGAAAACAGCCCAAAAAGATATCTTAGGCGACTATTCGTGGGCAAACGGAGTTGTGCAGAGTGGACAAAAAATCATTGATCGTGGTGAAATCATCGATGAGCACATGTACAATATCCTTGCTTCTCTTCGGAAAGAGTCAATCAAACGAAGTGAATCAATAGGGCAAAAACAGGTTATCCTCGCAGGGCAAATTTTATTCATCGGAATATTAATGCTGTGCTTTATGCTTTATATTGAGCTGTTCAGAAAAGATTACTACGAGCGTAAAGGTAGCCTTCCAGTGCTTTTCTCTCTTATTATTTTTTACTGCATCGTTACGGCACTTATGATAAGAAACAACATCTTTAGTGTATATGTGATTCCTTATGCCATGCTTCCCATCATCACCCGCATATTCCTCGACTCACGAACAGCCTTTATAACTCATGTCATTACCATATTGGCTTGTTCCATCACGTTGCGCTATCCTCATGAGTTTATCCTACTTCAACTCACAGCTGGATTGGTCGCAATTTATAGCCTCCGCGAATTATCGCAACGCTCTCAACTATTTCGCACAGCAGTTCTAGTGATCCTTACATACGTTGCTCTCTATTTTTCTTTTGAACTGATTACAGAAAGTGATCTTTCAAAGCTGAATACAAGCATGTACACATACTTCGTCATCAACGGAATTTTGCTACTATTCACCTATCCGTTACTCTTTCTATTCGAAAAAGTATTCAGCTTTACTTCCAACGTAACTTTGGTCGAACTTTCAAATATAAACAACCACTTATTGCGCAAATTATCCGAAACAGTGCCTGGCACTTTTCAGCACTCTCTGCAAGTGGCCAATCTGGCAGCAGAAGCAGCGATACGCATTGACGCAAAAAGTCAGCTAGTTCGTACCGGTGCCTTGTATCATGATATAGGAAAAATGGAAAATCCGGCATTCTTTACCGAAAACCAGTCCAGCGGCATCAACCCCCATGAAAAGTTAAGCTACGAGCAAAGCTCACAAATCGTGATTAGCCACGTCACAGATGGTGTGCGATTAGCCGAAAAGAACAACCTTCCTAAAGCCATAAAAGATTTTATCACAACCCATCACGGAAGGGGAAAGACTAAATTTTTCTACATCTCGTGGAAAAACGAGCACCCTAATGAGGAGCCGGACGAGGAATTATTCACTTACCCTGGTCCTAACCCTTTTTCAAAAGAAACAGCTATTTTAATGATGGCAGATGGTGTAGAAGCCGCTTCACGAAGCTTGCCCGAATACACAGAAGAAAGTATTGGCAACCTTGTTGAAAAAATAATCGATTCGCAAGTAGACGAAGGATATTTCAAAGAATGCCCCATCACGTTCAAAGATATTTCAATCATTAAAGGAGTATTCAAAGAAAAACTAAAAACAATCTACCATACCAGAATCAGCTATCCTGAGTTAAAGAAGTAA